The Fibrobacter sp. UWR2 genome contains a region encoding:
- a CDS encoding V-type ATP synthase subunit K (produces ATP from ADP in the presence of a proton gradient across the membrane; the K subunit is a nonenzymatic component which binds the dimeric form by interacting with the G and E subunits): protein MDQAQLLTLAKLGAVAALGLAAVGSALGCGTAGMAAIGAWKKAYLKGKNALFTLLIFVGAPIAQTIYGMLLMMYILNKSQAAPANWAAYLGVGIFGGIGMMASAWYVGKSAADACNALGETGKGLVNYLMVLGVGETVALFVMVFSMMLVS, encoded by the coding sequence ATGGATCAAGCTCAACTTTTAACGCTCGCGAAACTCGGCGCGGTGGCGGCCTTGGGCCTTGCCGCGGTGGGTTCTGCGCTGGGCTGCGGGACTGCCGGCATGGCGGCCATCGGGGCCTGGAAGAAGGCGTATCTCAAGGGTAAGAACGCGCTGTTTACGCTGCTCATCTTCGTGGGCGCGCCGATTGCGCAGACAATCTACGGCATGTTGCTGATGATGTACATCCTGAACAAGTCCCAGGCGGCTCCGGCCAACTGGGCGGCGTATCTCGGTGTCGGCATCTTCGGTGGCATCGGCATGATGGCATCTGCCTGGTACGTGGGCAAGTCCGCTGCGGACGCCTGCAACGCCCTCGGCGAAACCGGCAAGGGCCTGGTGAACTACCTGATGGTGCTTGGCGTCGGCGAAACCGTCGCGCTGTTCGTCATGGTGTTCTCCATGATGCTGGTATCGTAG
- a CDS encoding DUF3791 domain-containing protein: MVQESFEFVVYMIHACANKWNRLPSFVYRKLAESGCIQKFLVPNYEILHTQSTDFVVSDIEEYLNVRKVAI, from the coding sequence ATGGTTCAGGAATCTTTTGAATTTGTCGTGTATATGATTCACGCTTGCGCAAACAAGTGGAATCGTTTGCCGTCTTTTGTGTATCGAAAGCTGGCTGAATCAGGCTGTATTCAGAAATTCCTTGTTCCCAATTACGAAATTTTGCATACGCAGAGCACTGATTTCGTCGTCAGCGATATTGAAGAATATCTGAACGTCCGTAAGGTGGCCATATGA
- a CDS encoding DUF3990 domain-containing protein gives MIVYHGSNAVVDKPDVEHSFRPLDFGKGFYVTTVREQAVRWAHRKIDILKDGNLKPILNVYDMDDVPAALSVKTFPDDLEEWIDFVCKCRDGSLEYAQYDVIMGKVANDKVFRVVDMYHSGIWDMPRALKEIKAYPTYDQIAFITQKAIDAVLKYKGCEEV, from the coding sequence ATGATCGTCTATCATGGTTCGAACGCTGTTGTTGACAAGCCGGATGTTGAGCATTCTTTTCGACCGCTTGATTTCGGAAAGGGATTCTATGTCACGACGGTGCGTGAACAGGCTGTCCGTTGGGCGCACAGGAAAATCGATATTCTAAAGGATGGGAACCTGAAGCCGATATTGAATGTCTATGACATGGACGATGTCCCTGCCGCACTCTCCGTTAAGACGTTCCCCGATGATTTAGAGGAATGGATTGATTTCGTGTGCAAATGCCGCGATGGTTCCTTGGAATATGCCCAATACGATGTAATTATGGGCAAGGTCGCAAATGACAAGGTTTTCCGTGTTGTGGATATGTATCACTCCGGTATCTGGGATATGCCGCGGGCATTGAAGGAAATAAAGGCTTATCCGACTTACGACCAGATCGCCTTTATCACGCAAAAGGCTATTGATGCGGTCCTGAAATACAAGGGTTGCGAAGAGGTGTAA
- a CDS encoding helix-turn-helix domain-containing protein translates to MANVRYTQEKRIQVAEYVLDGRYSASVASKVFGIGVNTVCRWVNRLCEKRGLPCYRAERKGRRRESTRARLKELVRRNRRLEKQLAHARETAEILKAIPVHL, encoded by the coding sequence ATGGCAAATGTGAGATACACTCAGGAAAAGCGCATCCAGGTAGCGGAGTATGTCCTAGATGGAAGATATTCCGCCTCGGTCGCCTCGAAAGTTTTCGGGATAGGTGTCAATACTGTCTGTAGGTGGGTGAATAGGCTCTGCGAAAAGCGGGGCCTTCCTTGTTATAGGGCCGAGCGGAAGGGCCGGAGAAGGGAATCGACGCGGGCTCGGCTGAAAGAGTTGGTTCGCCGCAACCGTCGGCTAGAAAAGCAACTTGCCCATGCGAGGGAGACTGCGGAGATTCTCAAGGCCATCCCGGTTCATCTATAA
- a CDS encoding IS3 family transposase, translating to MHEKRDCFPVSRMCEALGVRLASYYQWIRAEARRAERRERERALADVVIRVFEENRRTYGCRRMKVALANEGVDVSEYRIRRIMHENGLYPVARRRWRPYRKGTCDSMYSENILQREFLPDALNKVWAGDITYIATSFGWLYLAVVIDLCNKEIVGYRLSRNIESEIVVEALGCAFARRGVHEGLVFHSDRGPQYSSRRYRTMLAENKAVPSMSAPGCPYDNACVESFFACLKTELLYRRKYSCMEEVESDIFDYIEAFYNRRRLHSTLGYLSPVEYRLKRLAA from the coding sequence ATTCATGAAAAACGGGACTGCTTCCCTGTTTCAAGGATGTGCGAGGCGCTTGGTGTCAGGCTGGCCTCGTATTACCAGTGGATTCGTGCGGAGGCCCGTCGAGCCGAGCGCCGCGAGCGAGAAAGGGCCCTTGCCGATGTGGTTATTCGTGTGTTCGAGGAAAACCGCAGGACATACGGTTGCCGCAGGATGAAGGTCGCCCTTGCAAACGAGGGGGTGGATGTCAGCGAGTACAGGATTCGTCGCATTATGCACGAGAACGGGCTGTATCCTGTGGCCCGAAGGCGGTGGCGGCCCTACCGCAAGGGAACCTGCGACAGCATGTACAGCGAAAATATTTTGCAGCGCGAGTTCTTGCCCGATGCGTTGAACAAGGTCTGGGCGGGAGACATTACCTACATCGCGACGAGCTTCGGCTGGCTTTACCTGGCCGTTGTCATCGACCTGTGCAACAAGGAGATTGTAGGTTATAGGCTGTCGCGCAATATTGAATCTGAGATTGTTGTGGAGGCGCTTGGTTGCGCATTTGCACGGCGTGGCGTTCATGAGGGGCTAGTGTTCCACTCGGACCGAGGGCCGCAATACAGTAGCAGACGGTACCGGACAATGCTTGCCGAGAACAAGGCCGTGCCTTCAATGAGTGCCCCGGGCTGTCCATACGACAATGCTTGCGTGGAGAGCTTTTTCGCTTGCCTGAAAACGGAACTGCTTTACAGGAGAAAGTATTCCTGCATGGAGGAGGTGGAGTCGGACATATTCGACTATATTGAGGCGTTCTATAACCGCAGGAGGTTGCATAGCACGCTCGGGTACCTGAGCCCGGTAGAGTATAGGTTGAAAAGGCTGGCTGCGTAG
- a CDS encoding DUF4160 domain-containing protein, with protein sequence MPKYFPFKIAGYYLYFTMACIVECIHAHASDSKLTEAGSAKLFIKSNGDTVVQKRGTLSDKDLLTIQKYIKNNYLTMFEMWSQHSEHGFFGENK encoded by the coding sequence ATGCCGAAATATTTTCCATTCAAGATCGCCGGCTACTATCTGTATTTTACCATGGCCTGCATAGTCGAATGCATCCACGCGCACGCGAGCGACTCAAAATTGACTGAAGCCGGTTCCGCAAAACTTTTCATCAAATCAAACGGCGACACCGTTGTCCAGAAACGCGGTACTCTTTCCGACAAGGATCTTCTGACCATCCAGAAATACATCAAGAACAACTACTTGACAATGTTCGAAATGTGGTCTCAGCATTCGGAACACGGATTCTTCGGCGAGAACAAGTAA
- a CDS encoding AAA family ATPase produces the protein MIVKTLKIENFRRIRNLELDFGESRMVAFTGLDSAAKSAVLTAMRYLLSWYVARLMSPMGRGIQIELDDIDGGEGFGYLEMTVQIPEFENRMVRWSLLKKRSSCDKKIGRSANRGELNDFVDSLLRRRTDGSEQDLSLVAFYPADRVVKDVPLQIHDSEALDPLDAFDGFRRGTENFHSLFRWLREREDLENEKRRDAGEGFMGDVQLNAFRTAIEVLLPGYRNFRVKRDTLSLMVEKNGTLLSFDLLLEEEMNYVALMSDIARRLTMANPEASSLFDKTAIVMIDEIELNTNPELQSGLVSRLKKAFPQVQFFLTTQSPRIAKDLDCCRDSLLFNLDGKC, from the coding sequence ATGATTGTAAAGACGCTTAAAATAGAGAATTTTCGAAGAATTCGGAACCTTGAATTGGATTTTGGTGAGTCTAGGATGGTTGCCTTTACCGGGCTAGATTCGGCAGCCAAGTCTGCGGTGCTTACAGCCATGCGGTATCTGCTTTCGTGGTATGTTGCCCGACTGATGAGTCCCATGGGGCGCGGCATACAGATTGAATTGGATGATATTGACGGTGGCGAGGGGTTCGGCTACCTCGAAATGACGGTACAAATACCTGAATTCGAAAATCGAATGGTTCGGTGGTCGCTTTTGAAAAAGCGATCCTCTTGTGACAAAAAGATTGGTAGGTCTGCGAACCGGGGCGAATTGAACGATTTCGTAGATAGCCTGTTGAGGCGTCGAACGGATGGTTCGGAACAGGATTTATCCTTGGTGGCCTTCTATCCTGCCGATCGTGTTGTGAAGGATGTTCCGCTACAAATTCATGACAGCGAAGCGTTGGACCCATTGGATGCCTTTGATGGTTTTAGGCGCGGAACGGAAAATTTCCATTCGCTATTCAGATGGCTTCGCGAACGTGAAGACCTGGAAAACGAGAAACGTCGGGATGCGGGCGAAGGCTTTATGGGGGATGTTCAACTGAATGCATTCCGTACTGCAATTGAAGTACTCCTGCCCGGTTACAGGAATTTTCGTGTAAAGCGGGATACGCTCTCTTTGATGGTTGAAAAGAACGGAACTTTACTGTCATTTGACCTGCTGCTGGAAGAAGAAATGAACTATGTGGCATTGATGAGCGACATTGCTCGAAGATTGACGATGGCGAATCCTGAGGCTTCAAGTCTGTTTGACAAGACCGCGATTGTCATGATAGACGAAATTGAGCTAAACACAAATCCTGAATTGCAATCGGGTTTGGTATCGCGCCTCAAGAAGGCTTTCCCGCAGGTTCAGTTCTTTTTGACTACGCAATCCCCGCGCATAGCAAAGGATTTGGACTGTTGTAGGGATTCTTTGCTTTTTAATCTGGACGGAAAATGTTGA
- the grpE gene encoding nucleotide exchange factor GrpE — MAEDLNQQEPTAEEKAKFEQDVLKAAEDAMKMEAEANKAGASDQGAGDAQEQPAENADAAAEQPADVAEQPAEPAAEQPAEPAAAPDPTAALKAALADANDRNLRLMAEFDNYRRRTAKEQLELIETANGKLLEKLSEVQDNFERAFASENKAQDLEAFEKGMQMIYNQFAKILTDAGLEQIDPTGAEFDPNMHEALMQQPSETVPEGHVVTVFQKGYKLKNKILKTAKVIVSSGK, encoded by the coding sequence ATGGCAGAAGATTTGAATCAGCAGGAACCGACCGCAGAAGAAAAGGCAAAATTCGAACAGGACGTGCTCAAGGCCGCCGAAGACGCTATGAAGATGGAGGCCGAGGCGAACAAGGCTGGCGCATCTGACCAGGGTGCTGGCGATGCACAGGAACAGCCGGCCGAGAATGCCGACGCTGCCGCCGAACAGCCCGCAGACGTTGCTGAACAGCCCGCGGAACCCGCTGCCGAACAGCCGGCCGAACCTGCCGCGGCTCCGGACCCGACTGCAGCCCTCAAGGCCGCCCTTGCCGATGCAAACGACCGCAACTTGCGTCTGATGGCCGAATTCGACAACTACCGCCGCCGCACCGCCAAGGAACAGCTCGAACTCATCGAGACCGCGAACGGCAAGCTCTTGGAGAAGCTCTCCGAAGTGCAGGACAATTTCGAGCGCGCCTTCGCGAGCGAAAACAAGGCCCAGGACCTGGAAGCCTTCGAAAAAGGCATGCAGATGATTTACAACCAGTTCGCGAAGATTTTGACCGACGCGGGCCTCGAACAGATTGACCCGACCGGCGCGGAATTCGACCCGAACATGCACGAAGCCCTGATGCAGCAGCCTAGCGAGACTGTGCCCGAAGGCCACGTGGTCACCGTGTTCCAGAAGGGCTACAAGCTCAAGAACAAGATTCTCAAGACCGCGAAGGTGATCGTTTCGTCCGGAAAATAA